In a single window of the Clostridiales bacterium genome:
- a CDS encoding 30S ribosomal protein S18 has protein sequence MDKNRSKVKPNDGDDKVRRNRRPAKKRVCEYCQGHIERVDYKDVERLKKYTAENGKILPRRATGLCAEHQRDVTTAIKRARVMDLLPFKGE, from the coding sequence ATGGATAAAAATAGAAGCAAAGTTAAGCCCAACGACGGCGACGACAAGGTTCGCCGCAACCGCCGTCCCGCCAAGAAACGCGTTTGCGAATACTGCCAAGGCCATATCGAGCGCGTCGACTACAAGGACGTAGAGCGTCTTAAAAAGTACACTGCCGAGAACGGCAAGATCCTTCCCCGCCGTGCGACCGGTCTTTGCGCCGAGCATCAGCGCGACGTTACGACCGCTATCAAGCGCGCAAGGGTAATGGATTTGCTTCCGTTCAAAGGCGAATAA